TTTTCATACTTATTTGCAACTTTACCGGCAACAACAAAATTTCGAACAACTAAACTTTCTATAGCTTCCAATACTTCTAATATGTCTTTTTCATCATAATCTGAACTTATTAATGCTAAGATAATAGGATAATAAGATTTTGCACTTAAAATATGCATCTCCTGAATTTTTTCATTTAATTGTGAATTAGTAAAATAAATATTTTCTTTTGGATTATTAAAAGCAACATAAGGCTCTGATAAAATAGCTAGTTCATTTACAATATTTAGAGCTATATCTGGTGTGGTAACTTTTCTGCGAAGAGATTTATACAAATCTTTTTCTCTTATAAATTTGTTTTGAGAATTCCAATAATATCTAATGAATTTTGTTGGTTCATCTTTACCTATATTATCAATCATAGTATTCCATTGCTTTTGGATTTCATTAATTTTTGGACCACCGATTCTAAAAACATGATTCTTTAAAAGGTCAGAAGTCTCTAACTCTTTTCCTCTTGCGTTAAGTGTTTCAAATATAATAAATGCCTCGTTTATGTCATCCGTTTCTACATACATCACTACCATTTCACGAATTAATGATTCATAAAGACTTTTAAGATTAATAAATTTCTTATCTTTAGTTTGTTCATCTATAAAGTTATGAATTTCATTAGTAAAGAATTTATGGGCTTCAATTATACGCATTTCAGATTTTGTTAGCTTTTTATTATTAATTGTCATCTTTTCGCTAGATTGAATAAAGTCTCTAAATAAATCATGATCACTCTTTCCTAAATGTAATCTAAGTTCATTGATAGTACTAGAGAATCTACCAATAAACTTTGAAGTAATATCATCTACTACATACTGGGCATCTTGTGTTTCAAAAGTTTTGAAAGCAATTCTGAAAGCATCAAGCAGAATGATAATAGTAGATGTTCTTTGTTGTCCATCAATAATGTATTTTTTCTTATCTTCTTTGCTATTTTTGTGAATAACTATTTGGCCTAAAAAATGTGATTCAATTTCATCATCATTGTATAT
Above is a window of Macrococcoides canis DNA encoding:
- a CDS encoding DUF262 domain-containing protein, with the translated sequence MGIINSTFRKVESYLQEDIFYIPEYQRGYSWEESQLDDLWEDLIQIYNDDEIESHFLGQIVIHKNSKEDKKKYIIDGQQRTSTIIILLDAFRIAFKTFETQDAQYVVDDITSKFIGRFSSTINELRLHLGKSDHDLFRDFIQSSEKMTINNKKLTKSEMRIIEAHKFFTNEIHNFIDEQTKDKKFINLKSLYESLIREMVVMYVETDDINEAFIIFETLNARGKELETSDLLKNHVFRIGGPKINEIQKQWNTMIDNIGKDEPTKFIRYYWNSQNKFIREKDLYKSLRRKVTTPDIALNIVNELAILSEPYVAFNNPKENIYFTNSQLNEKIQEMHILSAKSYYPIILALISSDYDEKDILEVLEAIESLVVRNFVVAGKVANKYENLFARIAFDLSYGKLRNIEDIVKEIRKDIISDDEFKYSFSQFKVKKSPVIRYLLRSINNYFNSETRIINDNSKVHIEHILPKKPSSDWDINSDIHEEYLHRLGNLTLLGEEYNRSATNKGFILKKEIYSSSQIKITHDLINHRSWTIEDIKKRQENLAKIALSIWKK